One part of the Ailuropoda melanoleuca isolate Jingjing chromosome 6, ASM200744v2, whole genome shotgun sequence genome encodes these proteins:
- the GLI4 gene encoding zinc finger protein GLI4 isoform X4, producing the protein MATLGYGQEPPRVPSPVNLAPPGTPGTHHREARLHLQGHQHDSAGGGPEALSQPLPEEQLSGLDLRDAGEVRIGRDTYRPDSEAEPEQPPSSPRPRHPEDEVDQAGGALRTLLRSLPRRPKCADRFGQESSLERPTGQPPGTAPCSQKRGPWRMTLLPQGASGTAAEPERAGEPEGGRESAPGGPRGGKPHRCETCGKSFKYKSLLLKHQRIHTGEKPYACHECGKRFRGWSGFIQHHRVHTGEKPYECGQCGRAFSHSSHFTQHLRTHNGEKPYKCGECGQAFSQSSNLVRHQRLHTGEKPYACSQCGKAFIWSSVLIEHQRIHTGEKPYECGECGKAFRGRSHFFRHLRTHTGEKPFACGACGKAFGQSSQLIQHQRVHYRE; encoded by the exons ATGGCGACCCTGGGGTATGGTCAGGAGCCCCCTCGTGTCCCGTCCCCTGTCAATCTTGCACCACCAGGGACACCTGGAACCCACCACCGCGAGGCCCGGCTTCACCTCCAAGGTCATCAACACG ACTCCGCTGGCGGCGGCCCTGAGGCGCTCTCCCAGCCACTGCCGGAGGAGCAGCTGTCCGGCCTGGATCTCCGAGATGCGGGGGAGGTCCGGATTGGCAGAGACACCTACCGGCCAG ACTCGGAGGCAGAGCCGGAGCAGCCTCCGTCATCTCCCCGCCCGCGCCATCCCGAGGACGAGGTGGACCAGGCCGGGGGGGCACTGAGGACCCTCCTGAGGAGCCTTCCCCGTAGACCCAAGTGTGCGGACCGCTTCGGGCAGGAGTCCAGCTTGGAGCGGCCCACCGGCCAGCCGCCGGGGACCGCGCCCTGCTCCCAGAAGAGGGGCCCCTGGCGCATGACGCTGCTGCCCCAGGGAGCCTCGGGGACGGCGGCGGAGCCCGAGCGGGCCGGCGAGCCGGAGGGCGGCCGGGAGTCGGCGCCGGGGGGCCCGCGGGGCGGGAAGCCACACCGCTGTGAGACGTGCGGCAAGAGCTTCAAGTACAAGTCCCTGCTGCTGAAGCACCAGCGCATCCACACGGGCGAGAAGCCGTACGCGTGCCACGAGTGCGGGAAGCGCTTCCGCGGCTGGTCGGGCTTCATCCAGCACCACCGCGTGCACACGGGCGAGAAGCCGTACGAGTGCGGCCAGTGCGGCCGCGCCTTCAGCCACAGCTCGCACTTCACGCAGCACCTGCGCACCCACAACGGCGAGAAGCCCTACAAGTGCGGCGAGTGCGGCCAGGCGTTCAGCCAGAGCTCCAACCTGGTGCGGCACCAGCGGCTGCACACGGGCGAGAAGCCGTACGCCTGCAGCCAGTGCGGCAAGGCCTTCATCTGGAGCTCCGTGCTCATCGAGCACCAGCGCATCCACACTGGCGAGAAGCCCTACGAATGCGGCGAGTGCGGGAAGGCCTTCCGCGGCCGCTCGCACTTCTTCCGTCACCTGCGGACccacacgggcgagaagccctTTGCCTGCGGCGCCTGTGGCAAGGCCTTCGGCCAGAGCTCCCAGCTCATCCAGCACCAGAGGGTCCACTACCGGGAGTAG